The Kluyveromyces marxianus DMKU3-1042 DNA, complete genome, chromosome 6 genome window below encodes:
- the STB2 gene encoding protein STB2 yields the protein MSGNSHKNKVEHGRGKTNKQVLKTCKFLFPDYMGMFDLGILKHEELRYCEYMAKGLELYIVEQWVSGRKFSNVITSFTGNSSEVIYGILVRLPVDVQYWPKDFKEYHDKIIDFSSVKEMDDGTRLYVTNLSFFPSTLNLLHVKNGSMKDSWQLFQVNFNLKRLGCGSRSGNLLGEPSITSLEKFAQIYKMTTKDPEELLKNLIELVRVIQISLTYFRLLDSKFKDGTFCQHTVNAIHEWWVSYGKLYLGIDRPKNEGVLGPTTVAGIISFVLTCYFKFIVEDCISFKDPFIESSFYAGIYNFQKKHNLPKTSYLDMETMTKLFKVTSKVNGTDIFKLKRRLKSTVQDIARKTNPIQLANEILTTDLDWLIENVQGGYLGLFWSKKRQFKVSLQGTRFYDLDYNHGDPFKEDDEYLSILTNEADTTANDDESKEKHAEEQSDIEEDTPEAKWSTKEHVDSEIYYCNNQGFRNELYRRATLPQISKDKNIFQTDHKSVAPTSSDDEQQPRILGGINETTNRRRYSFSDIQETMEIWTIPFQVSPVRLARDILHIEIALRQYDAAEEEEEEEDDDDEQGCCKKNKEDCVKEASGMLDTCKRDCEALKDKDKELHFKRTAVEAELKELNSLEAKFNYDLRILDTRMRDVEQNLSQFGNRLNTLEEGLKLKSNQFKALIETDIISSALELDKYAFEFLENEQVWNEGVFLRSLRLYIWPIVKMSWDQAMGWWKPTANM from the coding sequence ATGAGTGGGAATAGCCATAAAAACAAGGTGGAACATGGTCGTGGGAAGACTAACAAACAGGTTTTGAAGACATGCAAGTTTCTATTCCCAGACTACATGGGGATGTTTGATCTAGGGATACTGAAGCATGAGGAATTACGGTACTGTGAATATATGGCGAAAGGTCTTGAACTTTATATTGTGGAGCAATGGGTTTCTGGACGTAAGTTTTCGAATGTGATTACGTCTTTTACTGGTAATTCAAGCGAAGTGATATATGGGATATTGGTGCGTCTTCCGGTGGATGTGCAGTACTGGCCGAAAGACTTCAAGGAGTACCATGATAAGATAATTGATTTTTCTAGTGTGAAGGAGATGGATGATGGGACTCGACTATATGTGACGAATCTTTCGTTTTTCCCATCGACGTTGAACTTGCTTCATGTGAAGAACGGGTCGATGAAGGATTCGTGGCAGTTGTTCCAGGTGAACTTCAACTTAAAGAGACTTGGGTGTGGGAGTCGATCCGGGAATTTACTTGGAGAGCCTTCTATCACTTCTCTTGAGAAGTTTGCTCAAATCTATAAGATGACTACGAAGGATCCGGAAGAGTTGCTGAAAAACTTGATAGAGTTGGTGCGTGTGATCCAGATATCGCTTACGTACTTCAGGCTCTTGGACTCGAAGTTCAAAGACGGGACGTTTTGCCAGCACACTGTGAATGCTATTCACGAGTGGTGGGTGAGCTATGGAAAGTTGTACCTTGGGATCGACAGGCCGAAAAACGAGGGTGTTCTAGGGCCCACCACAGTGGCCGGTATTATCAGTTTTGTGTTGACATGTTACTTCAAGTTCATTGTGGAGGATTGCATCTCGTTCAAGGATCCATTTATAGAGAGTTCCTTTTACGCGGGAATATACAAtttccagaagaaacacaaTCTTCCAAAGACGTCATATCTCGATATGGAAACCATGACCAAGTTGTTCAAAGTAACGTCAAAGGTAAACGGTACGGATATTTTCAAGTTGAAGCGTCGGTTGAAGTCAACGGTGCAGGACATTGCTAGAAAGACGAATCCGATCCAGTTGGCTAACGAAATTCTAACAACAGATCTTGATTGGTTAATAGAGAATGTTCAAGGCGGGTACCTCGGACTCTTTTGGAGCAAGAAAAGACAGTTCAAGGTGTCACTACAAGGGACTAGATTCTATGACCTTGACTATAACCACGGGGATCCATTCAAAGAGGACGATGAGTACTTGTCGATACTGACAAATGAAGCCGATACCACGGCCAACGATGACGAGAGCAAGGAAAAGCACGCCGAAGAGCAATCCGATATAGAAGAGGATACACCAGAAGCGAAATGGAGCACAAAGGAGCATGTTGATTCAGAGATATACTACTGCAATAACCAGGGCTTTCGAAACGAGCTCTACCGTAGGGCAACGCTCCCGCAGATTTCAAAGGACAAAAACATATTCCAAACAGATCACAAGTCTGTAGCCCCCACGTCTTCGGACGATGAACAGCAGCCTAGGATATTGGGAGGTATTAATGAGACTACGAATAGAAGACGCTATAGCTTCTCAGATATACAAGAAACGATGGAAATATGGACCATACCTTTCCAGGTTTCGCCAGTGAGGCTCGCACGAGATATATTACATATTGAAATTGCGCTGAGACAGTACGATGCagcggaagaagaagaagaagaagaggatgatgatgacgagCAAGGGTGCTGtaagaaaaacaaagaagacTGTGTCAAAGAAGCCTCTGGTATGCTAGATACATGTAAAAGAGATTGCGAAGCTCTTAAggacaaggacaaggaACTCCATTTCAAGAGAACTGCGGTTGAGGCAGAACTAAAGGAGCTCAACTCGCTAGAAGCCAAGTTTAATTACGATCTCCGGATCCTTGACACGAGAATGAGGGACGTGGAGCAAAACTTGAGCCAGTTTGGTAACCGTTTGAACACTCTGGAAGAGGGTTTGAAACTTAAAAGCAACCAGTTCAAGGCATTGATCGAAACAGATATAATAAGCAGTGCATTAGAATTAGACAAATATGCGTTCGAGTTCCTCGAGAACGAACAAGTATGGAACGAAGGGGTATTTTTACGGTCATTAAGGTTGTATATATGGCCCATAGTGAAGATGAGCTGGGATCAGGCTATGGGTTGGTGGAAACCGACAGCCAATAtgtaa
- the FAR3 gene encoding Far3p translates to MEGSGDSFEYLLQLTKTLSSQAWSARQQTDKVEQSLKRLAKQHYIPYKEYSKPPTAEALDEFAQIKAKSPEELIVEENYRLMYQIQQQEYIHSKVCLLVQQINEMIVSIRDFIVEYKATAPHKHQEFVAANVANPVQSLSSAQTALEKGHNVANKKVAMLIEELVLACKNVPWNKIEKDDLAYQRFKSLVKDFEDKYNIQLVSESLLLT, encoded by the coding sequence ATGGAAGGTTCGGGCGATAGTTTTGagtatcttcttcagctcACTAAAACGCTCAGTTCCCAAGCATGGTCGGCAAGACAGCAGACGGATAAAGTGGAACAATCGCTAAAGAGGCTCGCCAAACAGCACTACATTCCATATAAAGAGTACTCCAAGCCACCTACTGCAGAAGCCCTAGATGAATTCGCCCAAATCAAGGCAAAATCGCCAGAAGAACTCATAGTAGAAGAGAATTACAGGTTGATGTACCAAATTCAACAGCAAGAGTATATCCACTCAAAAGTATGTCTTCTGGTGCAACAGATCAACGAGATGATTGTGTCCATTAGAGACTTCATAGTAGAGTACAAGGCCACGGCCCCTCATAAACATCAAGAGTTCGTGGCAGCAAACGTCGCCAACCCGGTTCAATCGCTATCTTCAGCTCAAACGGCTCTGGAAAAGGGCCATAATGTCGCTAACAAGAAGGTAGCAATGCTCATAGAGGAGCTAGTACTGGCGTGTAAAAACGTACCCTGGAACAAAATTGAGAAAGACGACTTGGCTTACCAGCGGTTCAAGTCCCTCGTgaaagattttgaagataaGTACAACATACAGCTTGTTTCTGAATCGTTATTATTGACTTGA
- a CDS encoding tRNA-binding domain-containing protein, whose product MSCFRFFRSMSSEAKVVAKAKAKSAAGFSLLNLKVGRFVRVEAHPNSDKMYVSQVQLAGDSVKQICSGLREHIAPEFLEGKLCVVVDNMKKCKLRGEFSEAMVLCGEHAEPSGGKTRVELVSPEKESLELVGRQVVIDAEAEDATDRKIKPREWEAVSSCLQVDGSRGVVYMDEGKAKPLFVKVGDEKVRVTVATLPEGSNVR is encoded by the coding sequence ATGTCTTGTTTTAGGTTTTTTCGGAGTATGAGTAGCGAGGCCAAGGTTGTTGCCAAGGCTAAGGCTAAGAGTGCAGCTGGGTTTTCCCTGCTCAATCTTAAGGTGGGCAGGTTCGTGCGTGTGGAGGCACATCCCAATTCAGACAAGATGTACGTGTCGCAGGTGCAGCTGGCAGGCGATTCTGTGAAGCAGATTTGCTCTGGACTTAGAGAGCACATTGCTCCGGAGTTTCTGGAGGGCAAGTTGTGCGTTGTGGTGGACAATATGAAGAAGTGCAAGTTGCGCGGGGAGTTCAGCGAGGCGATGGTGCTGTGTGGGGAGCACGCGGAACCTTCTGGTGGAAAAACTAGGGTCGAGCTTGTGTCGCCGGAAAAAGAGTCGTTAGAGTTGGTGGGGAGGCAGGTGGTTATTGATGCGGAGGCTGAGGACGCTACGGACCGGAAGATCAAGCCCAGGGAATGGGAGGCTGTTTCGTCGTGTTTGCAGGTGGATGGGTCGCGCGGGGTGGTGTACATGGACGAGGGAAAGGCGAAGCCGTTGTTCGTGAAAGTTGGCGATGAGAAGGTCCGAGTGACGGTCGCGACGCTGCCTGAGGGCAGCAACGTGCGCTAG
- the RSR1 gene encoding Ras family GTPase RSR1, whose amino-acid sequence MRDYKLVVLGAGGVGKSCLTVQFVQGVYLDSYDPTIEDSYRKTMEIDNKVFDLEILDTAGVAQFTAMRELYIKSGMGFLLVYSVSDRQSLNELLELREQVLRIKDSDRVPIVLVGNKADLQEERVISVEEGIEVSSKWGRVPFYETSALLRSNVDEVFVDLVRQIIRNELESASSSGAGAQSRNFSQAQRTIQQGGGISDGSNGNGDAGERPDEGLGVGMNSGVGGGGAPLKKNDIAGPSQVPRQAGARNARPMESDRRGKKNKKNKKKSKSCVIL is encoded by the coding sequence ATGAGAGACTATAAGCTAGTGGTGCTTGGGGCTGGTGGTGTTGGTAAGTCGTGTCTTACAGTGCAGTTTGTGCAAGGTGTGTACTTGGATTCGTACGATCCTACGATTGAGGACTCATACCGGAAGACTATGGAGATAGATAACAAGGTGTTTGATCTTGAGATTCTTGATACGGCGGGGGTAGCGCAGTTTACGGCGATGCGGGAGTTGTACATCAAGTCTGGGATGGGGTTTCTTCTTGTGTATTCTGTGAGCGACAGACAATCGTTGAACGAGTTGTTGGAGTTGCGGGAGCAGGTGTTGCGGATCAAGGATTCGGACCGGGTTCCTATTGTGTTGGTGGGGAACAAGGCTGATTTGCAAGAGGAGCGAGTGATTTCTGTGGAGGAAGGGATTGAGGTGAGCAGCAAATGGGGCCGAGTTCCGTTTTACGAGACGAGTGCGTTGCTCAGAAGCAATGTGGACGAGGTGTTTGTTGATTTGGTGAGACAGATAATCCGGAACGAGTTAGAGTCAGCGTCGTCGAGCGGTGCTGGGGCCCAGTCGCGGAATTTCAGCCAGGCCCAGCGTACGATACAGCAAGGTGGTGGTATAAGCGATGGGAGCAACGGCAATGGCGATGCCGGAGAGAGGCCCGACGAGGGTCTTGGTGTAGGAATGAATAGCGGCGTGGGCGGTGGCGGCGCGCCgctaaagaagaatgacATTGCGGGTCCAAGTCAAGTGCCAAGACAAGCTGGGGCAAGGAACGCCAGGCCCATGGAGAGCGACAGACGtggcaagaagaacaagaagaacaagaagaagagcaagagtTGTGTAATATTATAG
- the RRP1 gene encoding Rrp1p, with protein MVLILDLITPFITAGTAKKKKKKKTHCNEKFGTFQSDEMGHLISSHLLQQNHQKDPPKHPTNIMEHALVKQLAGHKQETREQALESVRKYLTTKNFSNAKQSQFDKLWKGLYYAMWHCDKPIPQQRLAQSLGELHLLYARTRQHVAFVRFSKAFWKVMCIEWYRIDHHRLDKFLLLARRCLHFQLKYLAECDWEESVVDDYISKVLKKIPLSGDRKVYNGIPFHIIDILLDEWVKVCYGEPEEEEDDDDEEKRNAQIKEAVSKTPLVKFIAIFQDLSSNTDNIKILRDKIKEDLLKDERLREWDVLQPESTAQDDETYHEDDEWHGF; from the coding sequence ATGGTGCTTATCCTAGACCTCATCACACCTTTCATCACCGCAGGTACtgccaaaaagaaaaaaaaaaaaaaaacccatTGTAATGAAAAATTTGGAACATTTCAGAGCGATGAGATGGGgcatctcatctcatctcatctcttaCAACAGAACCACCAGAAAGATCCCCCGAAACACCCCACAAACATCATGGAACACGCATTGGTGAAACAGCTGGCCGGCCACAAACAGGAGACCCGTGAACAGGCGTTGGAATCCGTCAGGAAGTACCTCACGACCAAAAACTTCAGCAACGCAAAGCAGTCGCAGTTCGACAAGTTATGGAAAGGCTTGTACTACGCCATGTGGCACTGCGACAAGCCCATCCCGCAGCAACGTTTGGCCCAGTCCCTGGGCGAGTTGCACTTGCTCTATGCACGCACCAGACAGCACGTCGCTTTCGTGCGGTTCTCGAAAGCGTTCTGGAAAGTGATGTGCATCGAGTGGTACCGTATCGACCACCACAGACTCGACAAGTTCTTGCTTCTTGCGAGACGATGCCTGCACTTCCAGCTCAAGTACCTTGCGGAGTGTGACTGGGAAGAAAGCGTGGTGGACGACTACATCAGCAaggtgttgaagaagatcccACTTAGCGGTGATCGGAAAGTGTACAATGGGATTCCGTTCCACATAATAGACATATTGTTGGACGAATGGGTGAAGGTATGCTACGGCGAGCcagaggaggaggaggacgacgacgacgagGAAAAGAGAAACGCCCAGATCAAAGAGGCCGTGTCCAAGACCCCGCTTGTCAAGTTCATCGCCATTTTCCAGGACCTCAGCTCCAACACAGACAACATCAAGATCCTCAGAGACAAGATCAAGGAAGACTTGCTCAAGGACGAGCGTTTGCGCGAGTGGGACGTCCTGCAGCCAGAATCCACTGCCCAGGATGACGAGACGTACCACGAGGACGACGAGTGGCACGGTTTCTGA
- the SSS1 gene encoding translocon subunit SSS1: protein MAKQNAQFEKLVEAPLEFVKDGNQFLQKCKKPTKKEYLKIVQAVGIGFVAVGVIGYAIKLIHIPIRYLIV, encoded by the coding sequence ATGGCCAAGCAAAACGCGCAATTCGAAAAGCTAGTGGAAGCTCCATTGGAGTTTGTGAAGGATGGGAACCAGTTCTTGCAAAAGTGCAAGAAGCCTACGAAGAAGGAGTACTTGAAGATTGTGCAAGCAGTTGGGATTGGTTTTGTTGCCGTTGGTGTGATTGGGTATGCGATCAAGTTGATCCACATTCCAATCAGATACTTGATTGTGTGA
- the BUR6 gene encoding negative cofactor 2 transcription regulator complex subunit BUR6 has translation MELGQARAGEAIVKGLESSPGQRQEDLAMSEYETGGSSDERASSLTPGGAVTEAASAAAATAPPVVEAASSSAQVFSKIKTHFPPAKIKKIMQTDEDIGKVSQATPVITGRSLEFFIALLVDKSSKVARDQGSKRISADIMKKTILTDEKFDFLREVILPQEQEQEQAP, from the coding sequence ATGGAGCTGGGTCAGGCCAGGGCAGGCGAGGCCATAGTCAAGGGTCTGGAGAGTTCCCCAGGCCAAAGACAGGAGGATCTAGCAATGAGCGAGTACGAGACAGGAGGATCCAGCGATGAGCGGGCAAGTTCGCTGACGCCTGGTGGTGCAGTAACAGAGGCAGcatctgctgctgctgctacaGCCCCACCAGTAGTAGAGGCTGCATCGTCCTCTGCGCAGGTGTTTTCCAAGATCAAAACACATTTCCCGCCAgccaagatcaagaagatcatGCAGACGGACGAGGACATCGGGAAGGTGTCACAGGCGACGCCTGTGATCACGGGCCGCTCGCTCGAGTTCTTCATTGCGCTTTTGGTGGACAAGTCGAGCAAGGTGGCACGTGACCAGGGCTCTAAGCGGATTAGTGCTGAtataatgaagaagacgattCTCACGGACGAGAAGTTCGATTTCCTACGGGAGGTGATTCTTCCGCAGGAGCAGGAGCAGGAGCAGGCGCCATGA
- a CDS encoding SSF superfamily family protein, producing the protein MGHLSDPAAHGIVWPTYIVLLVSALAIAYWKRMDKKESFLSANGTQKALPLAFNFVASGLGCGVLSAYPQIANIDGLQGLLVYALSGGLPMFIFAFFGPLIKKKCPNGFVLTEWVIKRYGMIAGWYLSVCTIITVFLFMVSEVSSLKYAIENLSSIKALPVIIIECVVTTIYTTVGGFHISFLTDTIQVTIVFVLLVIVACAMGSYVHIDTSEIAKSGLLKDSLLGWQLVYILPVAVFTNDFFMSGFWLRTFAARSDKDLLIGCSIAAFILVAFVTVIGVTGMVAVWAGYMGVADEDNSGAAFFIVLSQLPSWVMGFVLAFVVILSTCTMDSLQSALVSTISNDIFRNRLPIMYVRGLVVLIMIPVVVVGLAADDVLTIYLIVDLLSSTVVPVLMLGLSSHFDFLSAWEIIGGGLGGLIAVFIFGCVYYGDAKEGGRLLLIWNGLYVNDWSAFGAFVAAPFGGLISAGIILAIRTCFMYFYCKKYNKPFDMYSKKFVYQDQAEVSSDAAVADKKSVSTAEQELDADSQQETAPTSGYKYYYYRTKAFLDDLARG; encoded by the coding sequence ATGGGCCATCTCTCAGATCCTGCTGCTCACGGTATCGTGTGGCCAACGTACATCGTCTTGTTGGTCAGTGCCTTGGCCATCGCATACTGGAAACGTATGGACAAGAAAGAATCGTTCCTCTCCGCTAATGGTACCCAGAAAGCTTTGCCCTTGGCTTTCAACTTCGTCGCTTCAGGTCTAGGATGCGGTGTTCTTAGTGCATACCCTCAAATAGCAAACATCGATGGGCTACAGGGCCTCTTGGTGTACGCTTTGTCCGGTGGTCTTCCGATGTTCATCTTTGCTTTCTTCGGTCcattgatcaagaaaaagtGTCCCAACGGTTTCGTGCTCACAGAATGGGTCATCAAGCGTTACGGTATGATTGCTGGGTGGTACTTGAGTGTTTGCACGATTATCactgtgtttttgttcatGGTCAGTGAGGTTTCGTCGCTCAAGTATGCCATTGAAAATTTGTCCAGCATCAAGGCCTTGCCCGTGATCATCATCGAGTGTGTCGTCACAACCATCTACACCACCGTCGGTGGGTTCCACATCTCGTTCCTCACAGATACCATCCAGGTCACGATCGTGTTCGTGCTCTTGGTCATCGTGGCGTGTGCCATGGGGTCCTACGTCCACATCGACACCTCGGAAATCGCCAAGTCCGGGTTGTTGAAGGATAGTCTTCTAGGCTGGCAATTGGTTTACATTTTGCCCGTGGCCGTGTTCACCAACGATTTCTTCATGTCTGGGTTCTGGTTGCGTACCTTTGCGGCTCGTTCAGACAAGGACTTGTTGATCGGGTGCAGCATCGCCGCATTCATCCTAGTCGCTTTCGTCACCGTCATCGGTGTCACCGGTATGGTCGCCGTGTGGGCCGGATACATGGGCGTGGCCGACGAGGATAACTCTGGTGCtgccttcttcatcgtGCTCAGCCAGTTGCCAAGCTGGGTCATGGGTTTCGTGTTGGCGTTCGTCGTTATCCTTTCCACATGTACCATGGACTCGCTACAGAGTGCTCTAGTCTCCACCATCTCGAACGATATCTTCAGAAACAGACTCCCAATCATGTACGTGCGTGGCTTGGTCGTGCTCATCATGATCCCCGTCGTCGTGGTCGGTTTGGCCGCAGATGACGTCTTGACCATCTACTTGATCGTCGATTTGCTCTCTTCGACCGTGGTCCCAGTGCTAATGCTCGGACTTTCGTCCCACTTCGACTTCCTCAGCGCCTGGGAAATCATCGGCGGTGGTTTAGGAGGGTTGATCGCAGTGTTCATCTTCGGGTGCGTCTACTACGGCGACGCTAAGGAAGGTGGTAGACTATTGCTCATCTGGAACGGTTTGTACGTCAACGACTGGTCCGCTTTCGGTGCATTTGTCGCCGCACCTTTCGGTGGTTTGATCTCAGCGGGCATCATCCTCGCCATCAGAACGTGCTTCATGTACTTCTACTGCAAGAAATACAACAAACCATTCGACATGTACTCCAAGAAGTTCGTCTACCAGGACCAAGCAGAGGTCTCATCGGATGCTGCCGTAGCAGACAAAAAGTCCGTCTCTACTGCAGAACAAGAGTTGGACGCCGATTCCCAGCAGGAAACCGCTCCTACCTCGGGCTAcaagtactactactacagaACAAAAGCCTTCCTCGACGACCTCGCCAGGGGGTAG